From Jaculus jaculus isolate mJacJac1 chromosome 19, mJacJac1.mat.Y.cur, whole genome shotgun sequence, a single genomic window includes:
- the Lrrc8d gene encoding volume-regulated anion channel subunit LRRC8D — MFTLAEVASLNDIQPTYRILKPWWDVFMDYLAVVMLMVAIFAGTMQLTKDQVVCLPVLPSPVNSKAHSPPGNADVTTQIPKMDTAAHRDQDGHVTHDISFATSAVTPDIPLRATYMPADSTIPNQEARKEKKDPTGRKTNLDFQQYVFINQMCYHLALPWYSKYFPYLALIHTIILMVSSNFWFKYPKTCSKVEHFVSILGKCFESPWTTKALSETACEDSEENKQRITGAQTLPKHVSTSSDEGSPSASTPMINKTGFKFSAEKPVIEVPSMTILDKKDGEQAKALFEKVRKFRAHVEDSDLIYKLYVVQTVIKTAKFIFILCYTANFVNAISFEHVCKPKVEHLTGYEVFECTHNMAYMLKKLLISYISIICVYGFICLYTLFWLFRIPLKEYSFEKVREESSFSDIPDVKNDFAFLLHMVDQYDQLYSKRFGVFLSEVSENKLREISLNHEWTFEKLRQHVSRNAQDKQELHLFMLSGVPDAVFDLTDLDVLKLELIPEAKIPAKISQMTNLQELHLCHCPAKVEQTAFSFLRDHLRCLHVKFTDVAEIPAWVYLLKNLRELYLIGNLNSENNKMIGLESLRELRHLKILHVKSNLTKVPSNITDVAPHLTKLVIHNDGTKLLVLNSLKKMMNVAELELQNCELERIPHAIFSLSNLQELDLKSNNIRTIEEIISFQHLKRLTCLKLWHNKIVTIPPSITHVKNLESLYFSNNKLESLPVAVFSLQKLRCLDVSYNNISMIPIEIGLLQNLQHLHITGNKVDVLPKQLFKCVKLRTLNVGQNCISSLPEKVGQLAQLTQLELKGNCLDRLPAQLGLCRMLKKSGLVVEDHLFDTLPLEVKEALNQDTNVPFANGI; from the coding sequence ATGTTTACCCTCGCGGAAGTTGCTTCACTTAATGACATTCAGCCAACTTACCGGATCCTGAAACCATGGTGGGACGTGTTTATGGATTATCTGGCTGTCGTTATGTTGATGGTTGCCATCTTCGCCGGAACCATGCAGCTAACCAAAGATCAGGTGGTCTGCCTGCCCGTATTGCCGTCACCTGTCAATTCGAAGGCACACTCCCCACCGGGAAATGCTGACGTCACCACCCAAATCCCCAAGATGGACACCGCCGCTCACCGGGACCAAGACGGGCACGTGACACATGACATTTCCTTTGCCACTTCTGCTGTGACTCCTGACATACCTCTCAGAGCCACCTATATGCCTGCAGATTCCACCATTCCAAACCAGGAGgccaggaaagagaagaaagacccAACGGGCCGGAAAacaaacttggatttccagcagtATGTATTTATTAACCAGATGTGTTACCATCTGGCCCTCCCGTGGTATTCAAAGTACTTTCCATACCTTGCTCTTATTCATACTATTATTCTTATGGTCAGCAGTAACTTCTGGTTCAAATATCCCAAGACCTGTTCCAAAGTCGAGCACTTTGTCTCAATATTGGGAAAGTGCTTTGAATCCCCTTGGACAACGAAGGCGTTGTCCGAGACCGCGTGTGAGGACTCAGAGGAAAACAAGCAGAGGATAACGGGTGCCCAGACTCTACCAAAGCACGTGTCCACCAGCAGCGACGAGGGGAGCCCCAGCGCCAGTACCCCGATGATCAACAAAACCGGCTTCAAGTTCTCAGCCGAGAAGCCGGTGATCGAGGTTCCCAGCATGACCATCCTGGATAAGAAAGACGGGGAGCAGGCCAAAGCCTTGTTTGAGAAAGTGAGGAAGTTCCGCGCGCATGTGGAAGACAGCGACCTGATCTATAAGCTCTACGTGGTCCAAACGGTCATCAAAACCGCCAAGTTCATTTTCATCCTGTGCTACACCGCGAACTTCGTCAATGCCATCAGCTTCGAGCACGTCTGTAAGCCCAAAGTGGAGCACCTGACGGGTTACGAGGTGTTTGAGTGCACCCACAATATGGCTTACATGTTGAAGAAACTTCTCATCAGCTACATCTCCATCATTTGTGTTTATGGTTTCATCTGCCTCTATACTCTTTTCTGGCTGTTTAGGATCCCTCTGAAGGAATACTCCTTTGAAAAGGTCCGAGAAGAGAGCAGTTTCAGCGACATCCCCGACGTCAAAAACGATTTTGCATTCCTACTGCACATGGTCGACCAGTATGACCAGCTATATTCCAAGCGTTTTGGTGTGTTCTTGTCCGAAGTAAGTGAAAACAAACTTAGGGAAATTAGTTTGAACCATGAATGGACATTTGAGAAACTCAGGCAGCACGTGTCACGCAATGCCCAGGACAAGCAGGAATTGCACCTCTTTATGTTGTCGGGCGTGCCCGATGCCGTCTTCGACCTCACGGACCTGGATGTGCTGAAGCTTGAACTGATCCCGGAAGCTAAGATCCCTGCTAAGATTTCTCAAATGACTAACCTCCAAGAGCTACACCTCTGCCATTGCCCTGCAAAAGTTGAACAGACTGCTTTTAGCTTCCTCCGCGATCACTTGAGATGCCTTCATGTGAAGTTCACCGACGTGGCTGAAATTCCCGCCTGGGTGTATCTGCTCAAAAACCTCCGCGAATTGTACTTGATAGGCAATTTGAACTCAGAAAACAATAAGATGATAGGACTTGAATCTCTGCGTGAGTTACGGCACCTTAAAATTCTCCACGTGAAGAGTAATTTGACCAAAGTTCCCTCCAACATTACGGATGTGGCTCCGCACCTCACTAAGTTAGTCATTCATAATGACGGCACCAAACTCTTGGTACTGAACAGCCTTAAGAAAATGATGAATGTCGCCGAGCTGGAACTGCAGAACTGTGAGCTAGAGAGAATCCCCCATGCTATTTTCAGCCTCTCCAATTTACAGGAATTGGACCTAAAATCCAATAACATACGCACAATCGAAGAGATCATCAGCTTCCAGCATTTAAAACGACTGACTTGTTTAAAATTATGGCATAATAAAATTGTTACCATTCCTCCCTCCATCACTCACGTCAAAAACTTGGAGTCCCTTTACTTCTCCAACAACAAGCTCGAGTCCTTACCCGTGGCAGTATTTAGTTTACAGAAACTCAGATGCTTAGATGTCAGTTACAACAACATTTCCATGATCCCGATAGAGATCGGCCTGCTTCAGAACCTGCAGCATTTGCATATCACCGGGAACAAGGTGGACGTTCTGCCAAAACAGTTGTTCAAGTGCGTGAAGTTGAGGACTTTGAACGTGGGGCAGAACTGCATCAGCTCCCTGCCCGAGAAGGTGGGTCAGCTGGCCCAGCTCACGCAGCTGGAGCTGAAGGGGAACTGCCTGGACCGCCTGCCAGCGCAGCTGGGCCTGTGTCGAATGCTCAAGAAAAGCGGGCTTGTTGTGGAAGACCACCTCTTTGACACCCTGCCACTAGAAGTGAAAGAAGCATTGAATCAAGACACAAACGTTCCCTTTGCGAATGGGATTTAA